The bacterium HR11 genome includes a region encoding these proteins:
- a CDS encoding Universal stress protein, protein MRLPVQIRQILFATDFSRYSDRARDYALTLARKHRAHVYVVHALEVLYYMNEKDPELREWFRTIERAMERKMADEVAFFQSHGVSATGEVVIGTPWKVILRFAEEAGVDLIVIGSHGVGTEEGRILLGTTSHKVALASKIPVLIVRPETAEAAEVPELG, encoded by the coding sequence ATGCGGTTGCCCGTGCAGATCCGACAGATTCTATTTGCGACGGACTTCTCCCGCTACTCGGACCGGGCCCGGGACTATGCACTGACCCTGGCCCGGAAGCATCGGGCCCACGTGTACGTCGTCCACGCCCTCGAGGTCCTCTACTACATGAACGAGAAGGACCCGGAACTCCGGGAGTGGTTTAGGACCATCGAGCGGGCGATGGAGCGCAAGATGGCCGACGAGGTCGCCTTCTTCCAGTCCCACGGCGTGTCGGCGACAGGCGAGGTCGTCATCGGGACACCCTGGAAAGTGATCCTTCGCTTTGCCGAGGAGGCCGGGGTCGACCTGATCGTCATCGGGAGCCACGGGGTCGGGACGGAAGAGGGTCGGATCCTCCTCGGGACGACCTCCCACAAGGTCGCCCTGGCCTCCAAGATCCCCGTCCTGATCGTGCGGCCCGAGACGGCCGAGGCCGCCGAAGTCCCGGAACTCGGATGA